The genomic region AACTAATTCTTATATAAAATCGGGCGCTTTGTCCGAAAATTCACATACGTTTTTTTCTGTCGtgtagttttcgagatatcgccaAGTGACAGTTTTGGATTAAAGAAAAAGGTAgatcataaaatatttctaatatgtGGAGAATCtgctaaccaattaaaaaaagtgatacaCAAAGTCAAAGGTGATGAAGTTTTCTATCCCTCGCTTTTGTGctcttttgaattaaaattaaacggttttgaaatatttacaaagtttaaaaatttaaaagttttttttttctctcgtatagtttaatagttttttttttgttaaaatattatttatattctaagaaaaatatattgtaataatataataCCGATTTTCGGTACAACAGaaaatttgtgtatattttttcgGACTCAACTCGATTGATTTTGCAAGCCCCAGGAGGGACTGGTTCTTAAGTAAAAAAAGTGAGTTTGTAAACCTGTGTAATTTACTAAATTACTTTAAACTAAAGAGGGAGAGTCCCATTACAACTTTAATCTCTTCAAggacgaattttttaaagtgaaaaaacgttaattttatttttcattttgtggcGAGTTATTCAGCTTACACTTATAACAATTCAgtaagataagaaaaaaatagaaaatagtaattttaataaaaaaaaaaaaaataatgtccaCATATGTGGCCATTTAGCGTAGAGTTCATCTATGAATGGAAAGATTTTATGCACTCAGGGCATAGCGAATCGTTTCCCGCACTATATATTCAAAGATTTCGtcggtaaatatatttttgaaatattcgtatggagtttcaccggCAATTTTAATTTCTAAGGGACTCACAAAAGGTGGTGGCGTACTAGAAAATTCATTATCCTTCTCAGTGCACCAAATCGAGGACCGTTGGTCTTGTCTAATATCTAATAGGTCTTCCTCGTCACAAGTATCACTTTCGAAAATACGTCTACGTCTTCTGGAGTTCCATCGGGACGCTATAGTCTTCCTCATTCATAAAAGGTCTTTCTGGGTTCTGGGACTCAATCGTCAAATCTTCTTCTAACTCTTCAACATCTGagctaacatttttttgtctttctgcAATGATTTGCTCCTTATTGTATCATCTTTTTACCTTCATTGTTACCTGGGTATAAAACTGAATCCATCAGAACAAGAATTTATTGTTGATAATAGACTTTCACAAACATAACCACGATTCTGAGAGAAATGTTACTCGaaacgattttcacaagaaatacTACTTCAACCGATAACTGTACACATATGTGTACGTTTATAACTGGCTATAAAATACCATCCGTATCCGTTCCGTTATACTTAAcgatttgtttgtatttagttGAGGGATTCTGTAGTGAAATAttctctaataaaattttacttcatttctcttgaaataactaaaataaaaaaaaacctaaacgtACACATATGTGCCGATGTCCCTGAAGAGgttaaagacatttttttttcattagtgCCTTTTATGTTTTACGAAGTGGCTATAGGAAATATCACTATAGGAAgtcgaaacaccaaaatgatagaggACGACGTTTAAAAACATCGCTAGAGGTTGATTAAGAGTCTTCTGGTTCAGGAAACACAGCCActcatacaacaacaacatgtagTTTATGCCGCTAAACGTTTTGTATAAAGAATCGAAAGTCATATAAGAACTGCAGCCGGTGCAAACCTTAGAGTGATAATctcataaatataaacaaaaacaaaaatctttttcaaaatGGCATGACGGCGCAGTTCAAATTAGTCAAGCGAATTGCCTAATATTGGCatgccggcggcatcattgggccttattttttccaaaatgaggccggtcaggcagttactgtgaatagtgttcgctatcgtaagatgataacgaactttttatcgcccgaattggaagatatggatatggacgatatggggtttcaacagaacggtgccacTTTTCACACAGcttttgcacgaaaaatttgatggccgaataatctcacgtcgcggcgatgttaaTTGACCTCCAGGACCATgtaatttgacaccgttggacctctttctttggggttatttgaaagaaaaggtgtacgacgataagccagcaacaattcaagagctaaagtatgagataattcggcacattaacggcatagaatctcaattatgcctcagcgtcatcgaaaatttggaccatcggatggaggtgtgccgccgaggctccGGCGGACATTTGTCCggtatttttttccatacgtaattgagctatatcaatattatcataataaagaaaaatgacaataattttctaaaaaaattgtattttattcaaaatccacaccggctcttgaaacttaagcACGCTTTGTaaagattatttatttaaatgaatttaaaataaattaaagtttaaGTTACAGCGGTTTGCGCTCATTCAGAATCACTTTTGACTCAAATGTACAGCTCGAATtgttttagaaagaaaaaaggaaaaattggagtgtaaaagtaaacaaaaagtcTTGGCCGCGTAACTTCAGCTCAAGTAAAGCAGCAAGCAGCTCTTAGAGCGTTGATGTTGAGCTCGAAACAGGCCAATGCATTTTCGCTATAAAGCTCATCTGGGTATGTGGCCCCAGTGACATTGCAAGTATTGTCAGGTAGTTTTCCCGCGAAATTTAAGGATTGATGTGCTCTTGTTTAACCATAGGGGGGCTTCGGCAACTCAGCAGTCGCTGGCAAAGTATACAAACTTGTATCCACTTTGTGAATGACGACCGAACGGTGATTAAAATACGGTTGTGTTAACTGCttcatgccatgaaaaagctcttggtaaaaaaaccattattttcaaaGTCGGCTTGTGGAACAACActaagacgcataccacaaataggctAAGGAAATCGGTCCAGTACCTAACAAAGGATGTAAATGCCAATTATGATTACATATAACCGAAAACGAGttatgtaagtttatgctaaaaaataccaaacgtttcaatcaaaatttcaaattacggCTCAGAAAAGGCTTAATTAATAACGTCTTGCAACATAGAGCGCACCCTGTACATGCAAAGGTTTCGGTCAGTGGTACAAATACATTGAAATATACATGCATCTGTATAAATGTACTTGAATTGCACTGAATTCTCGTGTATTATGTGagtaatgcaaaaaattataagcatTTGTTATGGTCAGCACTCAGACAATGCACCCAAGAGGCATCACAAGAACCAACTGGCAGTGCAAGTGCAAAAGCAACGATACAGATAACACTTGCTGGCATCCTTAAAATATGGCATACAAACCCTGCCGAAAATCCaacgaaatatttacttttgagGATGCTCGCCCGTAAGGCCTCAACCTATGGCTGAACGAACGCAGTAGCTGGAAATGCCTGCGGCAGGAACCTTTGAGCATTGGACAAGGGAGGCGTACCTATGTTCACATTCAAATGGACTAAATGACGCTATGGGcacgaaatataaaataacaagaATGTGCCTAAACATCAATTCACAAACACATACGACATGTATTAAGCAGCAGCGtacgcacacatgcatatacaagCACTAATAACTGCCTGCGTGAACAACTGCCGGCAGACCAGCTCCTCCGCAGACTACATTTTTACTTGGCTGTATGCCTGGTTGGTGTGTatgacatatacatacacagttatacacatacatacacagttgGAACATACTGCCACGAGCTGACGGCTGCACTATTCTGTTTCTTTAGTAAGCAGAGTGAAATCTAGCTGAAATGGCATTCAGGTTAATGGTGCAGTCGCCCCCACCCCGTTAAAACTATGGCAAATCTCTAAGAACGCTCCATATCCCGTCGCCATTAAGTGTCGGCGTAGGTCTAGATGTAACATTCCTAGTTAGCACTGATTCGGCTCTGAACTTGGGCTCTCATAAGGAGCCTTCGTCAACCCTcgtatggcctccctgcttgcAAAGATAACCATGGAATCATGAATAAGTGACTACGCACCGGGATAGGGATAACGGCTTACGAGTTGGTGTCCAACAACCATGAATTCTAgcaatcaaaatataaatataaatatccaAGAAGAAGCTAAAAGAGCAACAAACAATCCATCATTGGATTTGCCAAAGGAGACTGCACAAGACAGTAACAGCAGTGGGGAGCTGGTAAAAAACCCCTTTCAAAGGAGCTCGAGATTGGCTCATTCGCCTCCGTTGATCGGAAGAACCCGATCTGCGTCACCATGCATGCAGTACAGCAGTGTCGCAAAGGAGGCCACAACAGAAGAGCTCAACCGCAGCATCAGTGACAAAATTAAAGAGCTAATGGAGATGATGGAACTCCCAAAGCGTAACATTAACCAGCCAATGCGTGATCTGGTTTCGAGCATTTTCGAGCTCCATAAGAAGCTAGAAAGGTCGATTCTGACTTCTAGAATAAGGATGCTAAAAGGGTCAAAAAGTGTGGTTCTCGAAGCAAAAAATGAGTGCACACAAACATCGCCTCTTATAAAGCGCGTCACGGATGGTACGCCAAAGAGATGTATAGACTCAGTCGCTGCACGGAAAAGCCCggcaaaaaagagcaaaagtgaCCGCGATGGAGCACTGAAGGCAACGCCGGTACCAACAAAAGAGCAAACCAGCTCCGAAGGATGGAACAcggtaataaataagaaaaaccgtaaaggaaacaataaaagtccaaagataGACGGGAAGCAAAAAGACGAAGCAAACACGAGGGGAAATCGCAGTCGACAGAGACCGCCCCGTAAAGACGCGATCGTTGTGAAAAGCGTTGGCAATGTCTCATACGCTGACATCCTGAAACGTGTGAAAACAGAGCCATGTTTACAGGAGCTTAACTCGAAAGTATACGGTGTTAAGAAAACTGCAAATGGGGACTTGCTACTGGTGCTTGAGCGATCTTCTGATCCAAACACCCAGAAGATCAACGAAGCAGTTAAAGCTGCCTTAGGAGATGTAGTGGAAGTAAGGGCACTAACTGAACTACGCCAAATCGAAATTCGTGATCTCGACGAAATCACGACGAAAGCCGAAGTCCATGAAGCTATAACTAGCCAACTCAGGGAACTAAATGTGCCTTTGTCTGCAGTTGCTAACCTGCGAAAAGCTTATGGTGGGACGCAAACGGCGACCCTTAAAGTTACACCAGAGATCGCCACTAAGCTTACAGCAGCAGGCAAAATACGGATTGGCCTAGTCATCTGCCGTATTAGAGAAAAACTTGACCCGAAAAGGTGCTTCAAGTGCATGGAGTACGGGCATGTCGCAGCGAGATGCAAAAGTACGGACGACTTCACCAAGTCCTGCTTTAAATGCGGCAGCAAAGATCACCAGGCAAAGAGTTGTACCCAAACAGCAAGCTGCTTAATTTGCAAAAAGAAGCAAATAAGCGACACCGCACACGCGATGACTAGCAACAAGTGCCCTTTATATCAAAGAGCACTCAAAGAAATGCGACATAAATGAGGTTTCTCCAACTGAATTTAAATCACTGCGAGAAGGCCCAAAGCCTGCTCGAACAGTCTGTACGAGAGCACAAAATAGACATTGCAATACTCAGCGAACCCTATAAATTCGGAAATGGGAATGATTGGGTATCCGACACAACAGGCAAATCGGCTATATGGAATTGTGGAATGATTAGGTCACGAATGACAAATATAAACGCAACACGTGGCTATGTACGAGCCCGTGTTGGTAAGCTGTTTGTTTACAGCTGCTATCTTCCACCTAGCTTAACCCTAGCGGAAGCAATACCTGCTCTGGAAGAACTTGCACATGACATTAAACATCATAGTCCGGTCATTGTAGCTGGCGACTTTAACGCTTGGGCAGTGAACTGGGGATGCTCTCGAACCACCCCTAGAGGTAAAGCCCTTTTAGAAGCGTTCGCTATGCTTGACATAGCGCTTATGAATACCGGGAACCAGCAAACATTCCAAAGAGCAGGGAAAGGGTCAATAATCGACCTGACATTTGTTAGCTCTAGCCTCGTGAGTAGTACGAGATGGTCCCTTAGCCAGTATTACACTGGTAGTGATCACTTTGCAATACTTTGCGTTATAGGCAAACATGATAGGCCGAAGTCATGTAACTCGCACGAGGTCAGATACCGGGTTGGAACACTGGACCCGGAAGTGTTCGAGATAAT from Anastrepha obliqua isolate idAnaObli1 chromosome 2, idAnaObli1_1.0, whole genome shotgun sequence harbors:
- the LOC129238106 gene encoding uncharacterized protein LOC129238106, with the translated sequence MNSSNQNININIQEEAKRATNNPSLDLPKETAQDSNSSGELVKNPFQRSSRLAHSPPLIGRTRSASPCMQYSSVAKEATTEELNRSISDKIKELMEMMELPKRNINQPMRDLVSSIFELHKKLERSILTSRIRMLKGSKSVVLEAKNECTQTSPLIKRVTDGTPKRCIDSVAARKSPAKKSKSDRDGALKATPVPTKEQTSSEGWNTVINKKNRKGNNKSPKIDGKQKDEANTRGNRSRQRPPRKDAIVVKSVGNVSYADILKRVKTEPCLQELNSKVYGVKKTANGDLLLVLERSSDPNTQKINEAVKAALGDVVEVRALTELRQIEIRDLDEITTKAEVHEAITSQLRELNVPLSAVANLRKAYGGTQTATLKVTPEIATKLTAAGKIRIGLVICRIREKLDPKRCFKCMEYGHVAARCKSTDDFTKSCFKCGSKDHQAKSCTQTASCLICKKKQISDTAHAMTSNKCPLYQRALKEMRHK